AACAAATGTGCAAGTCCAAGTATTGGTGATGCAAGCAATACGTGGGTTGCCATTGTAAGTCAAATGAGTTAAGAAGATAAAAAAGGAGATTAGCTAGCTAGAACGCAGCCAAATTTATAAGGCTAGCTAGAGAGGGAGATTGAAAGGGCTGGCTAGAGAGGAAGGCAAATCTATGATATTAGTTAGGTTAGTGGAGACGGTGGAGATTGTCACagattgagattttttttttgtgataaaGGGTCATAGATTGAGATTTGAGAGAACGAGAGGAACAACGAGCTACTTCAGCAACTGATCCACATCTGTTTTATTGTATTTTTCGTCAGTCATATGCCCCAAAGTGACTGTTGCGCCAACGATCAGGGATCAAGCACCGTATTAGCACAACAGCGTTTAATCAGTGGCTGCAGAGCTCCTCGTCAAGCTTGTGACTGTCTGGCGGATACGCTTTCGTCCAACGTTCGCAACCAACAAAAAGACCGAACAGGAGATACACCATTCAGAAAGCCATCTGAGAGATAAACCAAAACTGCTGAACACAAACTGTCAATAAACAGTGAACCTAAACACCACGAGAATACAACCACGACAGGGTGAAAATTCTCAGTTCTTTGAAGCTAGAGTTGATTCACTTTCAGAAAATAGGTGTTCATCAGGTCTGCAACACGACATAACATACTTGTGGACTAACAAAACCCAGAGTAAAGGATAAGATAAGCCGCCCTTCGAGCAAGAAGATGCATCTAAGCTGCAGCacccttgcccttcttcttctggagcttcttcatgtagAACTCGAGCTCTTTACCCTCAAGGATGTACCTGTCATACAAAGGAAAATACCATTATAAGCAGCTAATTACTGGTGAAGTACACATTCATAGCTTTGTTTTAAAAACTAGGTTGAGCCCAAGAAATTATTTAAATAATGACTGCATGCAAACTAACTGATGGGAATCTATCGTATGAATTCCACAAAACTCCATCAGTATTGACCATAAAAACACAAGCACACCAATCTAATTCACTTCAGAATCCAGGAGCTAAGAAGGAAAACCGAAACATAACTTCAGCATTCCTTACCCATCAGCTCGGCCACACTGCCCAGGGCGAGAAGCAATGCATGCCAACAACCTTCCACTGCCAAATTGCTCCTCAATGTGTGGGTCAAGGTTGCGCCCCACCTTGCGCTTCTCAAGCTTCCTTGTGACATGGTTACTCTTCTTTGTTTCCTCAGCTGCAGCCTCACCCTCTTGACCCTGCACATATAAACATCAAACAGTAAACAATCCATTAAAGGGAACCATGAGATCAATactaaagaaaaggaaaagaaaaccaaTTACTATTACTTTGGTTAACTGCAAGACTCAAATAAATAAATTGAGACAGTCCAATTTCCAAGGAAAGATGAATAATTTAATCATCCCATGAAATCCAAAACAAGATACAGATGCATAAACAATTAATCAGTACAAAAGGTTGACAAAAAGCAATCTACCAGCTCTAAACACAGGGCTAGTTAGAAGTGCGCAGTAAGTCACCCATGAACAGTAGTAAGATCTCTCAGCAGATTAAAACAATGATAATTTATTATTTCATGGGGTTGCAAAGGATGGTACCTCAGCAGCATCCTTCTTGGCAGCaggggccttcttcttcctaccAATGTCCACTCCATAGTGAGTGAGGTACCACTGCTTGAATGGGGCAGCATCAACTTGCACAATAGCACTCTTCACAAGGGTCTGGGTGCGAACAAGCTCATTGTTTGACGCATTGTAGACAACATCCAGGATACGGGTCTTGCGGGTAACAGCCTCACTTCCCCATGAGTAGTTACCAGTATCCAGGCGGAGAGCCCTCCACTTCACATTTCCTCCACGGACACGTACCCTCCTCACTGTCTTGTTGCTGGACAGTTTGGTGTTAGCAGGCTGGCGGCCAAGCTCATACCTACAGACGAGAAGCTGAATTAACCTCTGAGAATCAAGTCAGCACAATATACAGCCCATATGAGGTATTACGTCTAGCTGACAACACCGATTCAAATATCAGAACCTCAGTTCATCTGTTAATCATATAATTGTAAGGCACATATTAAAAGTAAACAATGAATGCTAGAATTTAAAATAGCTCAAAAGACACATTCCACCTTAGATCAATTCAGTCAAGTTAAAACCAGTTGGCTTCAAGAAAGAAGACATATAATTAAAGAAGAGACAACTCATTTTTCACAACAGCAGGACTCCATCATTCATGAGAAGCATCAGCATCGCTAATGATTCAACAGTCTCTGTTGATTTAGCGACCACATAAATAAGAGGGGTGGCTAATCTAAAACAGTGAAATGTGACTGGAGCTCACCAAATCTCGTCGAGAACAAACAATAAAGCTCCGATCAATTATAGATCGAAATCAAAACCTATAGACCCGTATTACTGATCTAATCAACCACTCGCCAAATCTACAAATTGCGAACCGAAATGACTAAAGAGGGGAGAGAATCGGCAATTACTTTCGCTTCTTCCTCCAGGCCTTCTGTTTCCCACCGGTAGCCCGGCGCTTGTGCATCGAGTCACGCGAGATACCTGCACAGACACACCCAAAGCAAACGCCGCCGCAGCCATTAGCATCTCACAAACCGAACAGCCTCTCCGGGGTCGAGACATGAACAAGCAGAACGAGAAGCagacggcggaggcggagctctcacccatggtggcggcggtggcttggcTCGGCTGctgccgctccgcctcctcc
This portion of the Setaria viridis chromosome 7, Setaria_viridis_v4.0, whole genome shotgun sequence genome encodes:
- the LOC117863175 gene encoding small ribosomal subunit protein eS8, which codes for MGISRDSMHKRRATGGKQKAWRKKRKYELGRQPANTKLSSNKTVRRVRVRGGNVKWRALRLDTGNYSWGSEAVTRKTRILDVVYNASNNELVRTQTLVKSAIVQVDAAPFKQWYLTHYGVDIGRKKKAPAAKKDAAEGQEGEAAAEETKKSNHVTRKLEKRKVGRNLDPHIEEQFGSGRLLACIASRPGQCGRADGYILEGKELEFYMKKLQKKKGKGAAA